In one Bombyx mori chromosome 4, ASM3026992v2 genomic region, the following are encoded:
- the LOC101747001 gene encoding ral guanine nucleotide dissociation stimulator isoform X4, whose protein sequence is MWRICGVSKAEPVLFADNVDNDYPTWRLWGEERVDGAIYTVYLKKVRYHRPTKSASSESDDEISHLEWETVRVRFVKAGTVERLVEALATDDGELESTYVNVFLATYRSFAECSHVLDLLLRRYETLAAEDILPAATDTSQQHRKTLVACLHVWLDTYPEDFRQPPHHPALQQLLAFTQLHLPGSELHSKVLQKLAIFSAERNGGVQMSGGGAVCLAPGMRLSAHLTSAYRLPHVPHRHFAEQLTRMDMELFKKLVPHQCLGAVWSRRDKDRSHDAATVLATVNQFNAVSFRVISTVLVELNLKPAERADILAAWLDIARELRVLKNFSSLKAIISGLQSNPVYRLRKTWATLQKEKAELYDELARIFSEDNNRWAQRELLMREGTAKFADTVGENDRQLQKLLHERGSPGVSHGTIPYLGTFLTDLTMIDTAIPDTVTDGLINFDKKRKEFEVLAQIKLLQGAANAYHLPSDPMFDRWFDSVIVLDDREAYQLSCQIEPPTNPPKERRPKKINDANVQSHRKNDSIASTSSSNSSQFFCETDGTTTAWKRDSLETRISPTRLSHGSSSSSLPSLDVSLSSANSGQKPNGKAGGSPAHPGVRSGPDFYIIRVTYESDCAETEGVVLYKSIMLSNNERTPQVIRNAMLKLNLDGDPDSYTLAQVLLEREMLLPSNANVYYAVNTAYNLNFILRPRKNQQQEPVVNGKSKGKRN, encoded by the exons ATGTGGAGAATATGCGGCGTCAGTAAGGCAGAGCCCGTACTGTTTGCTGATAACGTAGATAATGATTAT CCAACATGGCGGTTGTGGGGGGAAGAGCGCGTGGACGGCGCCATCTACACCGTTTATCTGAAGAAAGTGCGTTACCATCGACCTACCAAAAGTGCTTCAAGT GAGTCTGACGACGAGATCTCACATTTAGAGTGGGAAACCGTACGTGTACGGTTCGTAAAAGCCGGCACAGTCGAGCGGCTAGTGGAGGCGCTCGCTACCGACGACGGCGAACTCGAGTCCACATACGTCAATGTGTTCCTCGCGACGTACCG GTCATTCGCGGAATGCAGTCATGTTCTGGATCTCCTGCTGCGACGGTATGAAACCCTTGCCGCTGAGGACATACTTCCCGCTGCGACTGACACATCACAACAACACCGAAA GACTCTTGTAGCGTGTCTCCACGTGTGGTTGGACACATATCCGGAGGACTTTCGGCAGCCGCCGCACCATCCCGCACTGCAACAGCTGCTCGCCTTCACGCAACTTCATTTACCCGGATCAGAATTACACTCGAAG GTATTACAGAAGCTAGCCATATTCAGTGCGGAACGAAATGGAGGTGTGCAGATGTCTGGAGGGGGCGCCGTGTGCCTTGCTCCTGGCATGCGCCTCTCCGCACATCTCACCAGCGCCTACCGCCTGCCACACGTTCCCCATCGACACTTCGCCGAACAACTTACCAGGATGGACATGGAGCTGTTCAAGAAGCTCGTGCCCCACCAGTGCCTCGGAGCCGTCTGGTCACGTAGAGATAAGGACCGTTCCCACGACGCGGCCACTGTCCTCGCAACCGTCAACCAGTTCAATGCGGTATCGTTCCGCGTCATTTCGACTGTACTCGTGGAGCTCAACTTGAAGCCGGCCGAGCGTGCCGATATTCTTGCTGCCTGGCTTGATATAGCTCGCGAACTGAGAGTTCTTAAAAACTTTTCATCGCTCAAAGCGATTATCTCAGGGTTGCAGAGCAATCCGGTTTATAGACTGAGAAAAACGTGGGCGACTTTACAAAAAGAAAAAGCTGAGCTTTACGATGAACTAGCCCGAATTTTCAGTGAAGACAATAACAGATGGGCTCAGAGGGAGTTGCTGATGCGCGAAGGTACTGCTAAATTTGCTGATACTGTGGGAGAAAACGATCGTCAATTACAAAAACTTCTTCACGAGCGCGGCTCACCAGGTGTCAGCCACGGGACCATTCCATATCTCGGCACGTTTTTGACCGATCTCACAATGATAGATACTGCCATTCCGGATACAGTAACCGACGGTTTGATTAATTTTGATAAGAAACGTAAAGAATTCGAAGTGCTGGCTCAGATCAAATTACTGCAAGGAGCTGCCAACGCCTACCATTTACCCTCCGATCCGATGTTTGACCGGTGGTTTGATTCGGTTATTGTGCTTGATGACAGGGAAGCATATCAGCTATCTTGTCAAATTGAGCCACCGACGAACCCACCCAAAGAGAGACGACCAAAGAAGATAAACGACGCCAACGTTCAAAGTCATAGGAAAAACGACTCGATCGCCAGCACGAGTTCTAGCAATAGTTCACAATTCTTTTGCGAAACCGATGGAACAACTACCGCTTGGAAGAGAGATAGTCTTGAAACGCGAATCTCTCCGACAAGGCTGTCACACGGTTCTTCGTCTTCATCGCTACCGTCTCTGGATGTCTCATTGTCCAGTGCTAACAGTGGACAGAAGCCAAACGGCAAAGCTGGGGGCAGTCCTGCACATCCGGGTGTTCGAAGTGGCCCAGACTTTTATATAATACGAGTGACATATGAGTCGGATTGTGCAGAAACCGAAGGCGTTGTGTTGTACAAGTCTATTATGTTAAGTAACAATGAACGCACGCCTCAAGTGATTCGGAACGCAATGCTCAAACTCAATCTTGATGGAGATCCCGATTCTTATACCTTGGCTCAAGTACTACTCGAACGAG AGATGTTGCTCCCATCGAATGCAAATGTCTACTACGCTGTTAATACCGCTTATAATTTGAACTTCATTTTACGGCCTCGGAAGAACCAGCAGCAAGAGCCAGTGGTTAATGGGAAGTCGAAAGGGAAACGAAACTAA
- the LOC101747001 gene encoding ral guanine nucleotide dissociation stimulator isoform X3 — protein sequence MWRICGVSKAEPVLFADNVDNDYQPTWRLWGEERVDGAIYTVYLKKVRYHRPTKSASSESDDEISHLEWETVRVRFVKAGTVERLVEALATDDGELESTYVNVFLATYRSFAECSHVLDLLLRRYETLAAEDILPAATDTSQQHRKTLVACLHVWLDTYPEDFRQPPHHPALQQLLAFTQLHLPGSELHSKVLQKLAIFSAERNGGVQMSGGGAVCLAPGMRLSAHLTSAYRLPHVPHRHFAEQLTRMDMELFKKLVPHQCLGAVWSRRDKDRSHDAATVLATVNQFNAVSFRVISTVLVELNLKPAERADILAAWLDIARELRVLKNFSSLKAIISGLQSNPVYRLRKTWATLQKEKAELYDELARIFSEDNNRWAQRELLMREGTAKFADTVGENDRQLQKLLHERGSPGVSHGTIPYLGTFLTDLTMIDTAIPDTVTDGLINFDKKRKEFEVLAQIKLLQGAANAYHLPSDPMFDRWFDSVIVLDDREAYQLSCQIEPPTNPPKERRPKKINDANVQSHRKNDSIASTSSSNSSQFFCETDGTTTAWKRDSLETRISPTRLSHGSSSSSLPSLDVSLSSANSGQKPNGKAGGSPAHPGVRSGPDFYIIRVTYESDCAETEGVVLYKSIMLSNNERTPQVIRNAMLKLNLDGDPDSYTLAQVLLEREMLLPSNANVYYAVNTAYNLNFILRPRKNQQQEPVVNGKSKGKRN from the exons ATGTGGAGAATATGCGGCGTCAGTAAGGCAGAGCCCGTACTGTTTGCTGATAACGTAGATAATGATTAT CAGCCAACATGGCGGTTGTGGGGGGAAGAGCGCGTGGACGGCGCCATCTACACCGTTTATCTGAAGAAAGTGCGTTACCATCGACCTACCAAAAGTGCTTCAAGT GAGTCTGACGACGAGATCTCACATTTAGAGTGGGAAACCGTACGTGTACGGTTCGTAAAAGCCGGCACAGTCGAGCGGCTAGTGGAGGCGCTCGCTACCGACGACGGCGAACTCGAGTCCACATACGTCAATGTGTTCCTCGCGACGTACCG GTCATTCGCGGAATGCAGTCATGTTCTGGATCTCCTGCTGCGACGGTATGAAACCCTTGCCGCTGAGGACATACTTCCCGCTGCGACTGACACATCACAACAACACCGAAA GACTCTTGTAGCGTGTCTCCACGTGTGGTTGGACACATATCCGGAGGACTTTCGGCAGCCGCCGCACCATCCCGCACTGCAACAGCTGCTCGCCTTCACGCAACTTCATTTACCCGGATCAGAATTACACTCGAAG GTATTACAGAAGCTAGCCATATTCAGTGCGGAACGAAATGGAGGTGTGCAGATGTCTGGAGGGGGCGCCGTGTGCCTTGCTCCTGGCATGCGCCTCTCCGCACATCTCACCAGCGCCTACCGCCTGCCACACGTTCCCCATCGACACTTCGCCGAACAACTTACCAGGATGGACATGGAGCTGTTCAAGAAGCTCGTGCCCCACCAGTGCCTCGGAGCCGTCTGGTCACGTAGAGATAAGGACCGTTCCCACGACGCGGCCACTGTCCTCGCAACCGTCAACCAGTTCAATGCGGTATCGTTCCGCGTCATTTCGACTGTACTCGTGGAGCTCAACTTGAAGCCGGCCGAGCGTGCCGATATTCTTGCTGCCTGGCTTGATATAGCTCGCGAACTGAGAGTTCTTAAAAACTTTTCATCGCTCAAAGCGATTATCTCAGGGTTGCAGAGCAATCCGGTTTATAGACTGAGAAAAACGTGGGCGACTTTACAAAAAGAAAAAGCTGAGCTTTACGATGAACTAGCCCGAATTTTCAGTGAAGACAATAACAGATGGGCTCAGAGGGAGTTGCTGATGCGCGAAGGTACTGCTAAATTTGCTGATACTGTGGGAGAAAACGATCGTCAATTACAAAAACTTCTTCACGAGCGCGGCTCACCAGGTGTCAGCCACGGGACCATTCCATATCTCGGCACGTTTTTGACCGATCTCACAATGATAGATACTGCCATTCCGGATACAGTAACCGACGGTTTGATTAATTTTGATAAGAAACGTAAAGAATTCGAAGTGCTGGCTCAGATCAAATTACTGCAAGGAGCTGCCAACGCCTACCATTTACCCTCCGATCCGATGTTTGACCGGTGGTTTGATTCGGTTATTGTGCTTGATGACAGGGAAGCATATCAGCTATCTTGTCAAATTGAGCCACCGACGAACCCACCCAAAGAGAGACGACCAAAGAAGATAAACGACGCCAACGTTCAAAGTCATAGGAAAAACGACTCGATCGCCAGCACGAGTTCTAGCAATAGTTCACAATTCTTTTGCGAAACCGATGGAACAACTACCGCTTGGAAGAGAGATAGTCTTGAAACGCGAATCTCTCCGACAAGGCTGTCACACGGTTCTTCGTCTTCATCGCTACCGTCTCTGGATGTCTCATTGTCCAGTGCTAACAGTGGACAGAAGCCAAACGGCAAAGCTGGGGGCAGTCCTGCACATCCGGGTGTTCGAAGTGGCCCAGACTTTTATATAATACGAGTGACATATGAGTCGGATTGTGCAGAAACCGAAGGCGTTGTGTTGTACAAGTCTATTATGTTAAGTAACAATGAACGCACGCCTCAAGTGATTCGGAACGCAATGCTCAAACTCAATCTTGATGGAGATCCCGATTCTTATACCTTGGCTCAAGTACTACTCGAACGAG AGATGTTGCTCCCATCGAATGCAAATGTCTACTACGCTGTTAATACCGCTTATAATTTGAACTTCATTTTACGGCCTCGGAAGAACCAGCAGCAAGAGCCAGTGGTTAATGGGAAGTCGAAAGGGAAACGAAACTAA
- the LOC101747001 gene encoding ral guanine nucleotide dissociation stimulator isoform X1, protein MLVRGCAGGELRHSLAERTKALAARYHALRSPVRADQRERSAERRRSRPRKSQTRWYVKQPTWRLWGEERVDGAIYTVYLKKVRYHRPTKSASSESDDEISHLEWETVRVRFVKAGTVERLVEALATDDGELESTYVNVFLATYRSFAECSHVLDLLLRRYETLAAEDILPAATDTSQQHRKTLVACLHVWLDTYPEDFRQPPHHPALQQLLAFTQLHLPGSELHSKVLQKLAIFSAERNGGVQMSGGGAVCLAPGMRLSAHLTSAYRLPHVPHRHFAEQLTRMDMELFKKLVPHQCLGAVWSRRDKDRSHDAATVLATVNQFNAVSFRVISTVLVELNLKPAERADILAAWLDIARELRVLKNFSSLKAIISGLQSNPVYRLRKTWATLQKEKAELYDELARIFSEDNNRWAQRELLMREGTAKFADTVGENDRQLQKLLHERGSPGVSHGTIPYLGTFLTDLTMIDTAIPDTVTDGLINFDKKRKEFEVLAQIKLLQGAANAYHLPSDPMFDRWFDSVIVLDDREAYQLSCQIEPPTNPPKERRPKKINDANVQSHRKNDSIASTSSSNSSQFFCETDGTTTAWKRDSLETRISPTRLSHGSSSSSLPSLDVSLSSANSGQKPNGKAGGSPAHPGVRSGPDFYIIRVTYESDCAETEGVVLYKSIMLSNNERTPQVIRNAMLKLNLDGDPDSYTLAQVLLEREMLLPSNANVYYAVNTAYNLNFILRPRKNQQQEPVVNGKSKGKRN, encoded by the exons CAGCCAACATGGCGGTTGTGGGGGGAAGAGCGCGTGGACGGCGCCATCTACACCGTTTATCTGAAGAAAGTGCGTTACCATCGACCTACCAAAAGTGCTTCAAGT GAGTCTGACGACGAGATCTCACATTTAGAGTGGGAAACCGTACGTGTACGGTTCGTAAAAGCCGGCACAGTCGAGCGGCTAGTGGAGGCGCTCGCTACCGACGACGGCGAACTCGAGTCCACATACGTCAATGTGTTCCTCGCGACGTACCG GTCATTCGCGGAATGCAGTCATGTTCTGGATCTCCTGCTGCGACGGTATGAAACCCTTGCCGCTGAGGACATACTTCCCGCTGCGACTGACACATCACAACAACACCGAAA GACTCTTGTAGCGTGTCTCCACGTGTGGTTGGACACATATCCGGAGGACTTTCGGCAGCCGCCGCACCATCCCGCACTGCAACAGCTGCTCGCCTTCACGCAACTTCATTTACCCGGATCAGAATTACACTCGAAG GTATTACAGAAGCTAGCCATATTCAGTGCGGAACGAAATGGAGGTGTGCAGATGTCTGGAGGGGGCGCCGTGTGCCTTGCTCCTGGCATGCGCCTCTCCGCACATCTCACCAGCGCCTACCGCCTGCCACACGTTCCCCATCGACACTTCGCCGAACAACTTACCAGGATGGACATGGAGCTGTTCAAGAAGCTCGTGCCCCACCAGTGCCTCGGAGCCGTCTGGTCACGTAGAGATAAGGACCGTTCCCACGACGCGGCCACTGTCCTCGCAACCGTCAACCAGTTCAATGCGGTATCGTTCCGCGTCATTTCGACTGTACTCGTGGAGCTCAACTTGAAGCCGGCCGAGCGTGCCGATATTCTTGCTGCCTGGCTTGATATAGCTCGCGAACTGAGAGTTCTTAAAAACTTTTCATCGCTCAAAGCGATTATCTCAGGGTTGCAGAGCAATCCGGTTTATAGACTGAGAAAAACGTGGGCGACTTTACAAAAAGAAAAAGCTGAGCTTTACGATGAACTAGCCCGAATTTTCAGTGAAGACAATAACAGATGGGCTCAGAGGGAGTTGCTGATGCGCGAAGGTACTGCTAAATTTGCTGATACTGTGGGAGAAAACGATCGTCAATTACAAAAACTTCTTCACGAGCGCGGCTCACCAGGTGTCAGCCACGGGACCATTCCATATCTCGGCACGTTTTTGACCGATCTCACAATGATAGATACTGCCATTCCGGATACAGTAACCGACGGTTTGATTAATTTTGATAAGAAACGTAAAGAATTCGAAGTGCTGGCTCAGATCAAATTACTGCAAGGAGCTGCCAACGCCTACCATTTACCCTCCGATCCGATGTTTGACCGGTGGTTTGATTCGGTTATTGTGCTTGATGACAGGGAAGCATATCAGCTATCTTGTCAAATTGAGCCACCGACGAACCCACCCAAAGAGAGACGACCAAAGAAGATAAACGACGCCAACGTTCAAAGTCATAGGAAAAACGACTCGATCGCCAGCACGAGTTCTAGCAATAGTTCACAATTCTTTTGCGAAACCGATGGAACAACTACCGCTTGGAAGAGAGATAGTCTTGAAACGCGAATCTCTCCGACAAGGCTGTCACACGGTTCTTCGTCTTCATCGCTACCGTCTCTGGATGTCTCATTGTCCAGTGCTAACAGTGGACAGAAGCCAAACGGCAAAGCTGGGGGCAGTCCTGCACATCCGGGTGTTCGAAGTGGCCCAGACTTTTATATAATACGAGTGACATATGAGTCGGATTGTGCAGAAACCGAAGGCGTTGTGTTGTACAAGTCTATTATGTTAAGTAACAATGAACGCACGCCTCAAGTGATTCGGAACGCAATGCTCAAACTCAATCTTGATGGAGATCCCGATTCTTATACCTTGGCTCAAGTACTACTCGAACGAG AGATGTTGCTCCCATCGAATGCAAATGTCTACTACGCTGTTAATACCGCTTATAATTTGAACTTCATTTTACGGCCTCGGAAGAACCAGCAGCAAGAGCCAGTGGTTAATGGGAAGTCGAAAGGGAAACGAAACTAA
- the LOC101747001 gene encoding ral guanine nucleotide dissociation stimulator isoform X5, which produces MSQDAESLQPTWRLWGEERVDGAIYTVYLKKVRYHRPTKSASSESDDEISHLEWETVRVRFVKAGTVERLVEALATDDGELESTYVNVFLATYRSFAECSHVLDLLLRRYETLAAEDILPAATDTSQQHRKTLVACLHVWLDTYPEDFRQPPHHPALQQLLAFTQLHLPGSELHSKVLQKLAIFSAERNGGVQMSGGGAVCLAPGMRLSAHLTSAYRLPHVPHRHFAEQLTRMDMELFKKLVPHQCLGAVWSRRDKDRSHDAATVLATVNQFNAVSFRVISTVLVELNLKPAERADILAAWLDIARELRVLKNFSSLKAIISGLQSNPVYRLRKTWATLQKEKAELYDELARIFSEDNNRWAQRELLMREGTAKFADTVGENDRQLQKLLHERGSPGVSHGTIPYLGTFLTDLTMIDTAIPDTVTDGLINFDKKRKEFEVLAQIKLLQGAANAYHLPSDPMFDRWFDSVIVLDDREAYQLSCQIEPPTNPPKERRPKKINDANVQSHRKNDSIASTSSSNSSQFFCETDGTTTAWKRDSLETRISPTRLSHGSSSSSLPSLDVSLSSANSGQKPNGKAGGSPAHPGVRSGPDFYIIRVTYESDCAETEGVVLYKSIMLSNNERTPQVIRNAMLKLNLDGDPDSYTLAQVLLEREMLLPSNANVYYAVNTAYNLNFILRPRKNQQQEPVVNGKSKGKRN; this is translated from the exons CAGCCAACATGGCGGTTGTGGGGGGAAGAGCGCGTGGACGGCGCCATCTACACCGTTTATCTGAAGAAAGTGCGTTACCATCGACCTACCAAAAGTGCTTCAAGT GAGTCTGACGACGAGATCTCACATTTAGAGTGGGAAACCGTACGTGTACGGTTCGTAAAAGCCGGCACAGTCGAGCGGCTAGTGGAGGCGCTCGCTACCGACGACGGCGAACTCGAGTCCACATACGTCAATGTGTTCCTCGCGACGTACCG GTCATTCGCGGAATGCAGTCATGTTCTGGATCTCCTGCTGCGACGGTATGAAACCCTTGCCGCTGAGGACATACTTCCCGCTGCGACTGACACATCACAACAACACCGAAA GACTCTTGTAGCGTGTCTCCACGTGTGGTTGGACACATATCCGGAGGACTTTCGGCAGCCGCCGCACCATCCCGCACTGCAACAGCTGCTCGCCTTCACGCAACTTCATTTACCCGGATCAGAATTACACTCGAAG GTATTACAGAAGCTAGCCATATTCAGTGCGGAACGAAATGGAGGTGTGCAGATGTCTGGAGGGGGCGCCGTGTGCCTTGCTCCTGGCATGCGCCTCTCCGCACATCTCACCAGCGCCTACCGCCTGCCACACGTTCCCCATCGACACTTCGCCGAACAACTTACCAGGATGGACATGGAGCTGTTCAAGAAGCTCGTGCCCCACCAGTGCCTCGGAGCCGTCTGGTCACGTAGAGATAAGGACCGTTCCCACGACGCGGCCACTGTCCTCGCAACCGTCAACCAGTTCAATGCGGTATCGTTCCGCGTCATTTCGACTGTACTCGTGGAGCTCAACTTGAAGCCGGCCGAGCGTGCCGATATTCTTGCTGCCTGGCTTGATATAGCTCGCGAACTGAGAGTTCTTAAAAACTTTTCATCGCTCAAAGCGATTATCTCAGGGTTGCAGAGCAATCCGGTTTATAGACTGAGAAAAACGTGGGCGACTTTACAAAAAGAAAAAGCTGAGCTTTACGATGAACTAGCCCGAATTTTCAGTGAAGACAATAACAGATGGGCTCAGAGGGAGTTGCTGATGCGCGAAGGTACTGCTAAATTTGCTGATACTGTGGGAGAAAACGATCGTCAATTACAAAAACTTCTTCACGAGCGCGGCTCACCAGGTGTCAGCCACGGGACCATTCCATATCTCGGCACGTTTTTGACCGATCTCACAATGATAGATACTGCCATTCCGGATACAGTAACCGACGGTTTGATTAATTTTGATAAGAAACGTAAAGAATTCGAAGTGCTGGCTCAGATCAAATTACTGCAAGGAGCTGCCAACGCCTACCATTTACCCTCCGATCCGATGTTTGACCGGTGGTTTGATTCGGTTATTGTGCTTGATGACAGGGAAGCATATCAGCTATCTTGTCAAATTGAGCCACCGACGAACCCACCCAAAGAGAGACGACCAAAGAAGATAAACGACGCCAACGTTCAAAGTCATAGGAAAAACGACTCGATCGCCAGCACGAGTTCTAGCAATAGTTCACAATTCTTTTGCGAAACCGATGGAACAACTACCGCTTGGAAGAGAGATAGTCTTGAAACGCGAATCTCTCCGACAAGGCTGTCACACGGTTCTTCGTCTTCATCGCTACCGTCTCTGGATGTCTCATTGTCCAGTGCTAACAGTGGACAGAAGCCAAACGGCAAAGCTGGGGGCAGTCCTGCACATCCGGGTGTTCGAAGTGGCCCAGACTTTTATATAATACGAGTGACATATGAGTCGGATTGTGCAGAAACCGAAGGCGTTGTGTTGTACAAGTCTATTATGTTAAGTAACAATGAACGCACGCCTCAAGTGATTCGGAACGCAATGCTCAAACTCAATCTTGATGGAGATCCCGATTCTTATACCTTGGCTCAAGTACTACTCGAACGAG AGATGTTGCTCCCATCGAATGCAAATGTCTACTACGCTGTTAATACCGCTTATAATTTGAACTTCATTTTACGGCCTCGGAAGAACCAGCAGCAAGAGCCAGTGGTTAATGGGAAGTCGAAAGGGAAACGAAACTAA
- the LOC101747001 gene encoding ral guanine nucleotide dissociation stimulator isoform X6, producing MSQDAESLPTWRLWGEERVDGAIYTVYLKKVRYHRPTKSASSESDDEISHLEWETVRVRFVKAGTVERLVEALATDDGELESTYVNVFLATYRSFAECSHVLDLLLRRYETLAAEDILPAATDTSQQHRKTLVACLHVWLDTYPEDFRQPPHHPALQQLLAFTQLHLPGSELHSKVLQKLAIFSAERNGGVQMSGGGAVCLAPGMRLSAHLTSAYRLPHVPHRHFAEQLTRMDMELFKKLVPHQCLGAVWSRRDKDRSHDAATVLATVNQFNAVSFRVISTVLVELNLKPAERADILAAWLDIARELRVLKNFSSLKAIISGLQSNPVYRLRKTWATLQKEKAELYDELARIFSEDNNRWAQRELLMREGTAKFADTVGENDRQLQKLLHERGSPGVSHGTIPYLGTFLTDLTMIDTAIPDTVTDGLINFDKKRKEFEVLAQIKLLQGAANAYHLPSDPMFDRWFDSVIVLDDREAYQLSCQIEPPTNPPKERRPKKINDANVQSHRKNDSIASTSSSNSSQFFCETDGTTTAWKRDSLETRISPTRLSHGSSSSSLPSLDVSLSSANSGQKPNGKAGGSPAHPGVRSGPDFYIIRVTYESDCAETEGVVLYKSIMLSNNERTPQVIRNAMLKLNLDGDPDSYTLAQVLLEREMLLPSNANVYYAVNTAYNLNFILRPRKNQQQEPVVNGKSKGKRN from the exons CCAACATGGCGGTTGTGGGGGGAAGAGCGCGTGGACGGCGCCATCTACACCGTTTATCTGAAGAAAGTGCGTTACCATCGACCTACCAAAAGTGCTTCAAGT GAGTCTGACGACGAGATCTCACATTTAGAGTGGGAAACCGTACGTGTACGGTTCGTAAAAGCCGGCACAGTCGAGCGGCTAGTGGAGGCGCTCGCTACCGACGACGGCGAACTCGAGTCCACATACGTCAATGTGTTCCTCGCGACGTACCG GTCATTCGCGGAATGCAGTCATGTTCTGGATCTCCTGCTGCGACGGTATGAAACCCTTGCCGCTGAGGACATACTTCCCGCTGCGACTGACACATCACAACAACACCGAAA GACTCTTGTAGCGTGTCTCCACGTGTGGTTGGACACATATCCGGAGGACTTTCGGCAGCCGCCGCACCATCCCGCACTGCAACAGCTGCTCGCCTTCACGCAACTTCATTTACCCGGATCAGAATTACACTCGAAG GTATTACAGAAGCTAGCCATATTCAGTGCGGAACGAAATGGAGGTGTGCAGATGTCTGGAGGGGGCGCCGTGTGCCTTGCTCCTGGCATGCGCCTCTCCGCACATCTCACCAGCGCCTACCGCCTGCCACACGTTCCCCATCGACACTTCGCCGAACAACTTACCAGGATGGACATGGAGCTGTTCAAGAAGCTCGTGCCCCACCAGTGCCTCGGAGCCGTCTGGTCACGTAGAGATAAGGACCGTTCCCACGACGCGGCCACTGTCCTCGCAACCGTCAACCAGTTCAATGCGGTATCGTTCCGCGTCATTTCGACTGTACTCGTGGAGCTCAACTTGAAGCCGGCCGAGCGTGCCGATATTCTTGCTGCCTGGCTTGATATAGCTCGCGAACTGAGAGTTCTTAAAAACTTTTCATCGCTCAAAGCGATTATCTCAGGGTTGCAGAGCAATCCGGTTTATAGACTGAGAAAAACGTGGGCGACTTTACAAAAAGAAAAAGCTGAGCTTTACGATGAACTAGCCCGAATTTTCAGTGAAGACAATAACAGATGGGCTCAGAGGGAGTTGCTGATGCGCGAAGGTACTGCTAAATTTGCTGATACTGTGGGAGAAAACGATCGTCAATTACAAAAACTTCTTCACGAGCGCGGCTCACCAGGTGTCAGCCACGGGACCATTCCATATCTCGGCACGTTTTTGACCGATCTCACAATGATAGATACTGCCATTCCGGATACAGTAACCGACGGTTTGATTAATTTTGATAAGAAACGTAAAGAATTCGAAGTGCTGGCTCAGATCAAATTACTGCAAGGAGCTGCCAACGCCTACCATTTACCCTCCGATCCGATGTTTGACCGGTGGTTTGATTCGGTTATTGTGCTTGATGACAGGGAAGCATATCAGCTATCTTGTCAAATTGAGCCACCGACGAACCCACCCAAAGAGAGACGACCAAAGAAGATAAACGACGCCAACGTTCAAAGTCATAGGAAAAACGACTCGATCGCCAGCACGAGTTCTAGCAATAGTTCACAATTCTTTTGCGAAACCGATGGAACAACTACCGCTTGGAAGAGAGATAGTCTTGAAACGCGAATCTCTCCGACAAGGCTGTCACACGGTTCTTCGTCTTCATCGCTACCGTCTCTGGATGTCTCATTGTCCAGTGCTAACAGTGGACAGAAGCCAAACGGCAAAGCTGGGGGCAGTCCTGCACATCCGGGTGTTCGAAGTGGCCCAGACTTTTATATAATACGAGTGACATATGAGTCGGATTGTGCAGAAACCGAAGGCGTTGTGTTGTACAAGTCTATTATGTTAAGTAACAATGAACGCACGCCTCAAGTGATTCGGAACGCAATGCTCAAACTCAATCTTGATGGAGATCCCGATTCTTATACCTTGGCTCAAGTACTACTCGAACGAG AGATGTTGCTCCCATCGAATGCAAATGTCTACTACGCTGTTAATACCGCTTATAATTTGAACTTCATTTTACGGCCTCGGAAGAACCAGCAGCAAGAGCCAGTGGTTAATGGGAAGTCGAAAGGGAAACGAAACTAA